The Engraulis encrasicolus isolate BLACKSEA-1 chromosome 11, IST_EnEncr_1.0, whole genome shotgun sequence nucleotide sequence TTCGTCAGTAGACCAGTAACTAGCCAGTGTAGGCTTTTTGACAATGCCTGTAATaaagaaaagaccaaaaaaacgtCTAAGCTCCTGTACAGTCACCTTTTTCCAAGGTTGCACTCTTTTCCCTGTCGCATTACCCCTATTATCCACTGACATGGTTTGCTCAGCATAGAGATTGGTTTGCTCAGCTATTGTCTGCAACAAATCATCATTTATTATCAAGTCAACAAAATCGACAGGTTGGTCAGACACCAGTTTGGCTGCGCCTCGTGGTCCAGGGGTTGCAGTGAAGGGTATGTCTCTAGGCCTCCAGTCCTCTCTCTGCCATTCCTCCAGGGTGGTACTGCTCACCGACCGGCTTGGTGCACGCCCTCGCTTGGCCCCAGCTGTTCTGCCCCTTGTCATTTGTCGACCTGTAAATGAAAAACATAATATATAAAAACAGTTATtaccatgacagacagacagacagacagacagacagacagacagagagagagagagagagagagagagaacgcacccCTCTTTGAAGGCACCTGTGGTTCTGTCCTTCGTTCTGTCTCTTCCAATTCCTCCATGCCATCCGGATCTGGAATTACACAATAGACTACATCACATGCAATGAATACAGGCAATGAGCATACATTTGTAATGCAGGACAACTCTATCACCCGAACGTATCATATTCATGTCCATTTTTACACACCGGGTTCACCCcgacacacacccatgcgcgcaCCCGCGAGCACACACCCAGCTGAGCCAACGTTATTGAATGATATTGGTGACATGGCAAATGCACCAGTTGTTGTACGTACCCAAATTAGAAGGAGTGATGGGTCTAATTTCTCCTGCCTCGTCCGAAAAGCAGTCAGACTCGCTGTCTGAAACTTgatacaagacaaaaaaaaagtatgCTACAAGTTACAACACAATCACGGTTCAGGCGAGGGCATGCATGCTTATGTTTACGCAATGTAGCTAGTTTAGTAAATTACTGAGGTAACTTGTTTGCTAATTCATGCTAGCGAATGAGTTCATTCTTCTTGGAAAATGTGTGATCTTACCGGGTCCTGGTGCTGTCCGAGTTGGGCTCCAAAGGTCTTGATCGTCCCACTGATCGTCAGTGTCGCTGTCATCACTGCTACTAAGATCCACCTGACAAACTTTTTTGCATGCCCGACTTGGCTGCGCACGGCATTCGCCACTAGGTCCAGCTTCAGATGAACTGGGAATTGCTTCCACCGACTCCACACCACAGTGCTGGTCGTCGTGAGTCTGCTTCTCGTGGCGAAATAGGAATACAGACTCCTCCAGAGTTGTCTGGCGAAAACGAACCTGTTGCACCTTTCTTCTCTTACTACGCCTTTTCATTTCGTCGTCCCTATCTCTCCGAGATCGATCGCACGGCTTTGGGTTAACTTTTCATAGGACAGCCTTCCTTCCTCTGACCTATCGCgggctttcctctcctccttgatGTGTAATCGTGGTTAGATCTAAGGAGCACTACTGCCACCCTGTGGAAAACTGACGCGCGATTGAACACAATGCGGAAATTATTAGAATTCTATCCACAATCAAATGTAGCGCTATCAAAAATGATTTGGGGTTGTTAAAACTTGTGTCATCATCTGAATATTTTAATCATTAATCATGGCTTTGTGTTGACTGccatctatgtctgttctacttatcacagagctcccaaaatcgcACAGAATAAGCATTgaagtgtctagttatgaaaaatataataaaatattaataacgggttttccagttttgggagccaacgcatgggaagtaaaaacgggttttccagtggtttggtagtcaatgtgttaacattctcctgcttaaccccttagcattCTCCTCACCGAATACTGTTGATCACAGGAAGAATTGGAATCTTTCCACAacatgttgatgcagatatggatGGTGAATATAATGGTGGGATGCACAGAAATTAAAAGCAAGTGCTCAGCGTCAGATGTGCATGAAGTcttaatacaaaacaaaaaaatgctgcttgaggaatttaatatctagCAATCTTGCTTACTGCTTTGTGTCGATTGCCAATCAagctattttttaaaaaagataatgATCGAATAATTACAAATAGTAATATCATTTTTAAAAGTAGTGCTAACTAGTACTAAAAATTATATAATACCAAAATTACCAAATAATACCAGTAACATGACAATACATATTACTCCGGGAAATTCATAAAAGTTTATTTTGAACTGCTTTTTTCAGTCGCATACATGACAAAAATGTGCCAATATGTATCAATGATATTTCAATGGTTAAAAGTTACATTGCAGTATTTCTGTGGACTGAACATGTGGTTTTGGACATAAACGTGTTTCTTGGATTTGTTCTCTGGATGAATACGGACAAAATTAGACCAAATTATTATAAATTGTTTTAAGTAATTAGATAAAAAAATTGGATTAATCCTCATGACGTCAAAGGTAAGAGTTGACATGATATTTTTCACAGATCACTTTATTCAACTTCTTCGTGAAGTCGTGTGGTGAAAGCACCGTGTATATTGGAGCCAAACTTGGCTCGAAAGATGAGGAAGACATCAAACATTTCATTTGATATATAATGTGGAGCACCAACCCATGCCTTTATGGAGTCCTAGCAAAATTTAGTCTCACCCATACCACCACCtgctcagcatcagatgcttcataagcttcatttacttgcacgagtgaaGGGTAAGAGCTACGGACATAGGTAGGCTGCCTGTAGATCGTGTACCCTTCATGCACTTTTTGGAGAACAAATTCTCATACAAAATGCcgtttatcacaaaggaatatcttagtttcgcttcaaaactgttacAGTACTCTTTGagatattctgcatttattgtagtgttttacaattaaaaatggtacatgaaaaaatacaTTGTACCCAGCATCATCGAGGTGTCCCTTCTGTTTCTATTGTGGTACATGACATATGACTACGGAAAATGGaggagagttcatttcttcctggactTTGCTGTTCATGGGGGGGAACCTGTTGGTttaggggccctaagccatcgcacgGTTAGCTTATGCCTCGGGCTGACCCTGATGATGTGTGATAATACCACCAGGCAATGCTACGAAAAAACATGTTGCCAGCAATTAAAAATCTTAACGTTTGGTCCAGTAGAAATTGTTGAGTGTAGAGACTTTGTAGACCAAAAATTGATGCTCAAGTTCTtggcaggaaaaaaagaaacaaaccataTATAAATGACTTTGTGTCACAGCTTTGTCGTAAGGGAATGCATTTCTGCGCTCACGCTGTCTTTCTACGGTGAAAAAGGGGCTAAACGACTAGAGCTCCATACATATGAGCGCTGAGTGGAAAACTCTGGCTGCCAGAGGACTCTCCTGCGGGACTCTCAGCTGCCCACAGCTCCATCCACATCGATCACACAAGGCCCCCACAGAGacggaagaaaagagaggagagagaaagagagagagggagggagggagagagagagagagagaaggagagagagaaggagggagggagggagagggggagagaaagagagagagggagagagagagagagagagagagagagagagagggagggagggagagagagagaaggagagagagaaggagggagggagggagagggggagagaaagagagagagggagagagagagagagagagagagagagagagagttgaagggaGAGGGATTGTTGGAGGGAGAGTGTGATAtatgaagggaaagaaagagagggagagagagagatgaaggggtgggatatatgttgagagagagagagagagagagtgagagagagacagagagagagagagaactacatGGGGGATCtggaggcagggggagagagagagagagagagagagagagagagagagagagagagagagagagagagagagagagagagagagagggagggagagagagagatacatgggggacatggaggcagggagagggagggagagaggttgaTGTTGCTGAATACATAACATGAAAGTGCCTGTTAACAGTCCCACTGAGGCCTcctctgatctgtgtgtgtgtgtgtgtgtgtgtgtgtgtgtgtgtgtgtgtgtgtgtgtgtgtgtgtgtgtgtgtgtgtgtgtgtgtgtgtgtgtgtgtgtgtgtgtgtgtgtgtgtgtgtgtgtgtgtgtgtgtgtgtgtgtgtgtgtgtgtgtgtgtgtgtgtgtgtttggcacatacaacaacaacaacagatatactgtatttgcACGCAGGCTTCTATGTCTTtagacatacgcatacacacacacatacttcaaaTAAATGCCAAGGCTCTGGGAAAATTCAAAACAAAGCAACATAAAGTCGAAGTGTTAATCAGAGTTAAATACATAGTGCAGAGGAATAGTGTGGAGGGGCACAATGGCACATATAAACATGGGAGAGGGCAGGACGGGTCCTGACACTGATGTGTACATGGAAGggtacacacatgcattcacacacgcaagcacgcatgcattcacacacacacgcacgcatgcacgtatgcaggcacgcacgcacgcacgcgcacacacacacacacacacacacacacacacacacacacacacacacacacacacacacacacacacacacacacacacacacacacacacacacacacacacacacacacacacacactcacatacacacacacatacagctcagAAGTCCATGAAAAATATACCCAGTTAACTCTATGGAGTAAAATGAGAGCAATGTAAATTTGCGAGCAGGTTTTAAATCTGCAGCTATTACTAAGAGCGGATGCAGCAGCCTATAAAGAGGTATATATGGCCAACAGCTGTGGGCCTCCACTCTGCAGAGCAAATGAAATGTGGCAGGAACACCTTTCATGCAGTCCATGCAAAACGGAGATGAAATCCATTACAAGTCCAATCTGAGGCTGGCAGGCGTAGCAGGATCCTTTAGCCTATGGAGCGACTCGCCTCTGCACTCCATCGGCTGAGAAATGAATAGCAAACACCTCGGGCTTTAAATGCAACGTCAGTCCCTTAAAgagaacacatgaacacatacagacacatacacagacacgcacacgcacacgcacacgcacacgcacacgcacacacacagacacacacttatttAAAACCATGCAATGCAAACCGCAATCTTGCCTCCTAATCAACAATCCATCCTACACTCTAACCCTGCCATTATAAATACCGAGCACAAACTAGCTTTAGCATTAGTTGAAAGGTACATAAACACCACCACAAATACATACATTCAACAACAATCACAGCAGTagataaaaaaacatcaatacaccacatacaggagacacacacctgcatacattgAGAAATAAACAACAATCCATTCAGTGTGACACACATACGgaaaaacaggtacacacacgcacgcacgcacgcacacacacacacacacacaaaaatatacatacatacacacctgaACAGCATGGAGCAGGATGGGCCATATCAATATTGATCAAATAGGGTGaaatatacagtaagtggcagagCATATGCAGGCGGATGCGAGatgagagaggtgagaagagcagagcagctgGAGACCACACAAAGAGAATAAGAAGTGAGCAGCCCTGcctcacacacaggcagacagacagacagacagacagagagacagacagacagacagacagacagacagacagacagacccacctccactccactgcacCTGCAGCCAGACCGCCGGTTGCCAAGAGAACAAACAATACACAGAATGCTCTTTATATAACTGTTCCTTTTTCAACCCCACTATTGTGACCTTTCCTCAc carries:
- the LOC134458654 gene encoding uncharacterized protein LOC134458654; this translates as MKRRSKRRKVQQVRFRQTTLEESVFLFRHEKQTHDDQHCGVESVEAIPSSSEAGPSGECRAQPSRACKKVCQVDLSSSDDSDTDDQWDDQDLWSPTRTAPGPVSDSESDCFSDEAGEIRPITPSNLDPDGMEELEETERRTEPQVPSKRGRQMTRGRTAGAKRGRAPSRSVSSTTLEEWQREDWRPRDIPFTATPGPRGAAKLVSDQPVDFVDLIINDDLLQTIAEQTNLYAEQTMSVDNRAIGVGWAGRSTDGLVGRRYTGQGCNESQSGSDEDD